In the Salmo trutta chromosome 13, fSalTru1.1, whole genome shotgun sequence genome, ggcagcagcagcagcagcacgacGCTGCTAATCTCCTTCCTCTCGACCCGGGGTCTGACTTGACGGTGGACCAACAACTGGTCCCGTTCAGAGGTAccgtctgtgtatctgtgtatctgtgtatctgtgtatctgtgtagtaTAGAGAGGTAGCGTCAGCGGCAGCATCGGGCGGCGGGTAACGTAGACGCCGCTCGCCCCCCCAATGATGAGCCAGCGGTAGTATAGAGGGGTAGCGTcgcgtcatcatcatcatcatcatcatcagcagcagcatcagcagtAGCATCAGCAGCATGACGCCGCTCGATGAGCCAGCGGTAGTATAGAGAGTTAGCGTCAGCATCGGTGCCGCCGCCGCCGCCGctaatctccttcctctccctctcccgaaAGGGCGCTGTCCTTTCCGACAGTACATCCCCAGCAAGCCGGCCAAATACGGCATCAAGTCGTGGGTGGCCTGCGACGCCAAGTCCAGCttacgcttggaagatgcaagtctacaccggTAAGGCGGCCGGCGGAGCCCCCGAGAAGAACCAGGGCGCCCGCGTCGTCCTCGATCTCACGCAGGGGCTGCCCGCTGGTCACAACGTCACCTGCGACAACTTCTTCACCTCCTACGAACTACTCGGCCAGCGGCTCCTCGAGAGGAACCTCACCGTGGTCGGCACGGTGCGAAAGAACAAGCCCGAGCTCCCTCCCGCGCTGCTCCAGtcaaagggcagacaggtctcgtCCTCCATGTTCGCCTTCACGCCCACCGCCACTCTGGTGTCCTACCTGGCAAAGAGAAATAAGAACGTGCTGCTCCTGAGCACGCTGCACACGGAGGCCGACGTCAGCGATCGCCGCGACCGGAAAGCCGGCCCTCATCCTAGACTACAACCGCAACAAGGGCGGCGTGGACAACCTAGANNNNNNNNNNNNNNNNNNNNNNNNNNNNNNNNNNNNNNNNNNNNNNNNNNNNNNNNNNNNNNNNNNNNNNNNNNNNNNNNNNNNNNNNNNNNNNNNNNNNNNNNNNNNNNNNNNNNNNNNNNNNNNNNNNNNNNNNNNNNNNNNNNNNNNNNNNNNNNNNNNNNNNNNNNNNNNNNNNNNNNNNNNNNNNNNNNNNNNNNNNNNNNNNNNNNNNNNNNNNNNNNNNNNNNNNNNNNNNNNNNNNNNNNNNNNNNNNNNNNNNNNNNNNNNNNNNNNNNNNNNNNNNNNNNNNNNNNNNNNNNNNNNNNNNNNNNNNNNNNNNNNNNNNNNNNNNNNNNNNNNNNNNNNNNNNNNNNNNNNNNNNNNNNNNNNNNNNNNNNNNNNNNNNNNNNNNNNNNNNNNNNNNNNNNNNNNNNNNNNNNNNNNNNNNNNNNNNNNNNNNNNNNNNNNNNNNNNNNNNNNNNNNNNNNNNNNNNNNNNNNNNNNNNNNNNNNNNNNNNGACCCTATTAGCCATCATGGCGTGCTACGTCTCCCCGGGAGTGAAAAGTCTGTACGACTATCCCGTGAGGCATGTTCACATTGAACCAGGGCAGCTGCTCCGTCACGCATCACAATCCCCTGTCAAGTCAacgtggagaggagaagagtaaGCAAAGTATAGATACGATAAGGGTAAAAGAGAATATTACCATCCTATTCACACTTCACCCACAAGTGGAAAGACACTGGTCCACCCTGGACTCGGGACCACAGCCAGCCCTCAAGACATGGACTCCACCGCCAGCTACCAAGACCTGAGGCTCATTTCAAAGCATTACACATTCACTGTACAGCATGTATGCACTATGGTGATGACACAGAATATGAATAAAAAGCTTAACAGCCCTTCTCACAGTTCAGTGCCATGTTGTTACATTGACTATTCGTCTCTACCGCTAGACCTGTCTTTCACTCCTCACTTTGCAAGGCATACCTCGCAGTGTTTCATATCCCACATAGGAATATGCACTCCCAGCACTTACAGAGACGAGTGGTAGCACCATGCATCACTTTCCCAACACTATTGCAGGTATAACTTTGTGTTTACATTGGGAGGGAGAAATGTAGCACATACCCCTGACAGACATGGTGAATTAGTCAGTCCTAGCAAGCAAAACTCCCGAATGCACTCTGTGACACTGAGACAGAATAGCATATTGTAGCCTAAGTCAGGTGCATATATTATAGACACAGAGATAGTTGGGCAGGGAATAGGAGGACAGTGTGTACGAGAGACAACCCAATAGACTTTGGGGCGAGGTGCAGCAACTATTACCTACATTGGATAAAGCAGGACATTAAACCAACAGTAGGGGGGAGCGACGGGAAGGTACATTTCCAAACACACCGGGTGACAGGACGGTCAGGAATACTACTATCACACTCACCAGACAAAGTGTTCCTAACCAACAGATATGTTATTTATATAGTTTTAGAATACTTTTAGAAATAGTTAGTTGATTACGGGGCCACCTGGCCGTTCGCGAACAGGGCCCTTGGTCTGAATGTGGCGCGTGTGAGTTCTGGGGCAGGACGTTCCAGTGGTATCCACCTGGTGGTAGTGTGGTATAACAAATAAATGTAATAACCCTCCCGTTGTCCCGGCCGGGTCGGAGCGACCCGCCGGCTCGGCCACGCGTTAGGAGCCGTTCCCCCGCGTCcgggccgggtcagagagaccccccccctccccctggcTGGGCCACGCGTCAGCCCTCCCGTTGTCCAGGCCGgggtcagagagaccccgggGGAAGCGTCAGCAACGCGTATgttatatccccccccccccccccccctctgcagttgtcagggccgggtcagagagacccccggGCCGGGCGCGCGTCAGCAACGCGTCGGCCACGGGTTAGGAGCCGTTCCACCCCGAgtccaggccgggtcagagagaccccgggGGAAGCGTCAGCAACGCGTATGTCATATCCCCCCTCTGCAGTCgtccaggccgggtcagagagacccccggCTCGGCCACGCGTCGGCCCTCCCGTtgtccaggccgggtcagagagacccctgGGGAAGCGTCAGCAACGCGTATGTCGTATCCCCCTCTGCAGTTGTCagggccgggtcagagagaccccgggGGAAGCGTCAGCAACGCGTATGTCATATCCCCCCTCTGCAGTTGTCagggccgggtcagagagacccccggCTCGGGCGCGCGTCAGCAACGCGTATGTCGTAACCCCCTCTGCAGTTGTCagggccgggtcagagagacccccggCTCGGGCGCGCGTCAGCAACGCGTATGTCGTAAACCCCTCTGCAGTTGTCagggccgggtcagagagacccccccGGCTCGGCCGCGCGTCAGCAACGCGTATGTCGTATCCCCCCCTGCAGTTGTCAGggccgggtcagagcgacccccCCGGCTCGGCCGCGCGTCAGCAATGCGTATGTCGTATCCCCCTCTGCAGTTGTCAGggccgggtcagagcgacccccCCGGCTCGGGCGCGCGTCAGCCTGCAGTCGGCCGGCCGTAGAGAGGCTACTAATATtgtcaggaagaagaagaagaagaagaagaagaagaagaagaagaagaagaagaagaagaagaggaagaagaagaaaaagaaaaagaagacGATGAGGACGATGGCGAGGAATACGACCCCGCCGAACGCGAGGCCGCAGCCGGCGCCTCGCCGCGGTCCCGATTTCAGCGCGGCTCAGGTCCTGGAACAGATAGCCTCCAGCGTCGACCGAGAAGACGAAGAAGACTTTTGCGATTCCGAAGAGGAGGACGTTTCGGAAGACGAAGACGGCGAGGAATACGACCCCGAACGTGACGCGGACGACTCGGCCTTGCGGTCgcgctcttcttcttcttcttcggaggaggaggaggaggaggagcgagagggagagcgagagggagagcgagagcgagagggagagcgagacacgGCCGCCgcccgagagcgagacagagagccagagccagaggacCCGGCGGCGGCGGCCGTCCGAGGCCGAAGGGAGACGTTGCTGTCAAAAAACGGCAAAATCAAATGGTCCTCCGCGGCCTATCGCGGCCCGGACCTGCCCCGCGCCGTCCGCCACCCCGGCCCCGCGGTGACGCCCGGCCCTACGGCCTACGCGGCGTCGCGCGCGCTCGACATCGAGTCCACCTTCCGGCTGTTTGTCACGCCGGCGATAGAAAGGATCGTCGTGGACATGACCAATCTGCAGGGGGTGAGAAAATACGGCGACGGCTGGCGACCCATGGACTCGGTCGACCTGCGCGCCTACCTAGGGCTGCTAATCCTAGCGGGCGTCTACAGGTCCCGGGGCGAGGCCGCGGCCAGCCTGTGGGACGCGGAGAGCGGCAGGACCGTGTTCCGAGCCACCATGCCGCTCAAGGTCTTTCACAAGTACTCGAGGCTGCTGCGATTCGACGACCGCCGGACGAGACCCGCGAGACTCGCCGCCGACAGactggcggccataagagaggtctgggaccTGTGGCAGGAGCGGCTGCCGGCCCTCTACAACCCGGGGTCCGACTTGACGGTGGACGAACAACTGGTCCCGTTCAGAGGTaccgcgcgcgtgcgtgcgtgcgtgtgtgtgtgtgggggtgtgcgTCTGTGCGTATCTGCTGTGAGTATCTGTGCGTATCTGTACGTACGTGTCCTATAGAGAGGTAGCGTCGGCGTGTAACGTAAACGCCGCGCGCCCCCACCAATGATGAGCCAGCGGTAGTATAGAGGGGTAGCGGCATCAGGAGCAGTAGCGTCATCGGCAGCAGTAGCATCGGCAGCATCGGCAGTAGCgtcggcagcagcagcagcagcacgacGCTGCTAATCTCCTTCCTCTCGACCCGGGGTCTGACTTGACGGTGGACCAACAACTGGTCCCGTTCAGAGGTAccgtctgtgtatctgtgtatctgtgtatctgtgtatctgtgtagtaTAGAGAGGTAGCGTCAGCGGCAGCATCGGCGGCGTGTAACGTAGACGCCGCTCGCCCCCCCAATGATGAGCCAGCGGTAGTATAGAGGGGTAGCGTcagcgtcatcatcatcatcatcatcagcagcagcaTCAGCATCAGCAGTAGCATCAGCAGCATGACGCCGCTCGATGAGCCAGCGGTAGTATAGAGAGTTAGCGTCAGCATCGGTGCCGCCGCCGCCGCCGctaatctccttcctctccctctcccgaaAGGGCGCTGTCCTTTCCGACAGTACATCCCCAGCAAGCCGGCCAAATACGGCATCAAGTCGTGGGTGGCCTGCGACGCCAagtccagctacgcttggaagatgcaagtctacaccggTAAGGCGGCCGGCGGAGCCCCCGAGAAGAACCAGGGCGCCCGCGTCGTCCTCGATCTCACGCAGGGGCTGCCCGCTGGTCACAACGTCACCTGCGACAACTTCTTCACCTCCTACGAACTCGGCCAGCGGCTCCTCGAGAGGAACCTCACCGTGGTCGGCACGGTGCGAAAGAACAAGCCCGAGCTCCCTCCCGCGCTGCTCCAGtcaaagggcagacaggtctcgtCCTCCATGTTCGCCTTCACGCCCACCGCCACTCTGGTGTCCTACCTGGCAAAGAGAAATAAGAACGTGCTGCTCCTGAGCACGCTGCACACGGAGGCCGACGTCAGCGATCGCCGCGACCGGAAGCCGGCCCTCATCCTAGACTACAACCGCAACAAGGGCGGCGTGGACAACCTAGACAAGGTGGTCGGCACCTACAGCTGCAgacggatgactgcccgctggcccctggtcatcttccacaaCATCCTCGACGTGTCCTCCTACAACGCCTTTGTCATATGGCGAGAGATCAAGCCCGACTGGATGCCTCggaagcggaacaagaggagggtgttcctggagcagctgggaaaggcgctGGTCAAGCCCTTGATACAAAGAAGGCAGCGTCTCCCCCGCACCGAAGCCGCGTCCGCGCTCGTCAAAGTCCTGCAGGGTGCCGACCGCGACGCCGCTCCTCCGCCGGCCCGGGAGCGCGCCGCCGGCCCGGACGCCGCCGCCCCGCTAGTGGCCAGCAAGAGGAAGAGGTGTCAGCTCTGCCCGCCCAAGAAGGACGCCAAGACACACACGGCGTGCTGCAGGTgtaagaaatacatctgcaaaggctGTTCGCA is a window encoding:
- the LOC115205027 gene encoding piggyBac transposable element-derived protein 4-like: MARNTTPPNARPQPAPRRGPDFSAAQVLEQIASSVDREDEEDFCDSEEEDVSEDEDGEEYDPEQRDREPEPEDPAAAAVRGRRETLLSKNGKIKWSSAAYRGPDLPRAVRHPGPAVTPGPTAYAASRALDIESTFRLFVTPAIERIVVDMTNLQGVRKYGDGWRPMDSVDLRAYLGLLILAGVYRSRGEAAASLWDAESGRTVFRATMPLKVFHKYSRLLRFDDRRTRPARLAADRLAAIREVWDLWQERLPALYNPGSDLTVDEQLVPFRGRCPFRQYIPSKPAKYGIKSWVACDAKSSYAWKMQVYTGKAAGGAPEKNQGARVVLDLTQGLPAGHNVTCDNFFTSYELGQRLLERNLTVVGTVRKNKPELPPALLQSKGRQVSSSMFAFTPTATLVSYLAKRNKNVLLLSTLHTEADVSDRRDRKPALILDYNRNKGGVDNLDKVVGTYSCRRMTARWPLVIFHNILDVSSYNAFVIWREIKPDWMPRKRNKRRVFLEQLGKALVKPLIQRRQRLPRTEAASALVKVLQGADRDAAPPPARERAAGPDAAAPLVASKRKRCQLCPPKKDAKTHTACCRCKKYICKGCSHAYCHTCALWAFSRDGTG